One Ancylothrix sp. D3o genomic window, AAAGCTACCACCAGCCTGCTGAAATTTGTCCCGAAGGGAGGGCAGACTTTTAGATGGTTGGTTGTAATAGCTTTTCCCTTCAGCAGTCGGGAAAGAAGCCCAGGTGGGAGCGAGTTTAAACACAGCATCATCAAACCGACCCGCCACAATATCCTCATAACCACCGGCCTGTTTAATTAATTGGACAGCCGCTAAGTCTTGGGATTCTGGACTAAAATCCGGTAGCTTTAATTTACGAGAGATTTCATCCCAAGTAGTTTTGAGGAATTGGTATCTACCGGCTGCCGTACTGCATAGGGGTCTCCCCTTATACAGTGAGCAATTCTTTACATTAGGATGTGCTTTAAATGAATTAAAAAGGGGGCCGGTGAACATCATCCGATAACCATCTGGGCCGGCAGTACCCTCCGCAAAAGCAATTGTTTGTAAGAAAGCTTGAACATTCCCGTTTTTAATTGCTTCTGATAGCGGATGACTGGAAAGAAAAATTTGTCTGGGTGCCGGTGTTGGAGTAGGTTGACCGATAATAGCTAATCCTAAAGTGGAAATGGCGATGATTGATAGGCCGGTGGGATTAATCATAGCCGGTTCTCCCTCCATAGCTTTTCTAATTGACTTTCATTCATCCCCGGTTTTACTTGTGGGCTGTAGAGCATTTTGATTAACTTTTTATCCAGGGATGAATACTCAGTAATGTCTGTCCATTGTTGATAAAATATGCTGTCTGGATATTTGTCGGAATCCGCCGGCAACCCAAATGCCTGTGTTAATTCTTCTCGGATTAAATGGGAACGTTCTTTTTGGGTGACACCTGTGGTAGAAATTAAAATCTCCGCGCCCGTGATTTGTTTTGTTTCATCCCAATTAAGCCAGAAGAATCCGCTATTGCCTGGTTGATAAGTGGGAATGAATTTCTGAAACTCTGCTTCTGGAGTAAACCGGATTCGTATATTACCAGTGTTGGGTTTAACGAATTCTATTGGTAAATTAGTTAGAAGCTTTAATTCACTGGTGACAGTTTCCACTGTTTGTAAATCTTGGGGAGTGGGAAGACCGGCTATCTCTAACTTTATAGGAACCATCCATTTCTTGATTACACCATCATCTGAACTGCCAAACTCAGATTTAAGCGTTACCTCTTTGAAATAAAGGAAAGTCTCATCTGGAGAAATGGTAGAAGTCTTGGGTTGGTTGTTTTGTCCAAAAAATGTTGTTGATGGCTCATTGTACCAAACACTTATTAGAACCACTAACGCCATAGTAGAAATAAGTTTCATGGTTCATTTAAAGCATCGGTAATTTTTCTGGCAAGTTGTTGAGCAAGCTGTTGTTTCTGCTCAGTAGTTGGGAGAAGCTGATCCGAGGCAAAGGCTTCTAAGATCGTGCCATTTTGTCCAGAGCGAGTCACGCCATACCGGCCTCTATCAGCTTTTAAAATCCCAAATT contains:
- a CDS encoding glycoside hydrolase family 104 protein; this encodes MEGEPAMINPTGLSIIAISTLGLAIIGQPTPTPAPRQIFLSSHPLSEAIKNGNVQAFLQTIAFAEGTAGPDGYRMMFTGPLFNSFKAHPNVKNCSLYKGRPLCSTAAGRYQFLKTTWDEISRKLKLPDFSPESQDLAAVQLIKQAGGYEDIVAGRFDDAVFKLAPTWASFPTAEGKSYYNQPSKSLPSLRDKFQQAGGSFFLKNNSSK
- a CDS encoding DUF2927 domain-containing protein, which codes for MKLISTMALVVLISVWYNEPSTTFFGQNNQPKTSTISPDETFLYFKEVTLKSEFGSSDDGVIKKWMVPIKLEIAGLPTPQDLQTVETVTSELKLLTNLPIEFVKPNTGNIRIRFTPEAEFQKFIPTYQPGNSGFFWLNWDETKQITGAEILISTTGVTQKERSHLIREELTQAFGLPADSDKYPDSIFYQQWTDITEYSSLDKKLIKMLYSPQVKPGMNESQLEKLWRENRL